One Methanobrevibacter boviskoreani JH1 genomic window carries:
- a CDS encoding CPBP family intramembrane glutamic endopeptidase — translation MKIKDIGWERENTEFPFFKDNPRLSNTKWALLVIESIIIVLCSFSLFGGEESSTLILFFSSIIVPLYAFKGHWREIFKKPEINDIWVIIFCVAGDLLLGILLSFLLSYLGLVGADNSWLNYTIWDFLWVFPQLVWEEVLRFIPFIASLYLCYKGSDKRNLSVIIATIISLLVFGFLHITTYGNVFYALIGVGFGSIFLAYSYLRTKNLFVAYIVHILIDYGIFALEFLGI, via the coding sequence TTGAAGATAAAAGATATTGGATGGGAAAGGGAAAATACTGAATTTCCCTTCTTTAAGGATAATCCGAGATTATCTAATACTAAATGGGCACTACTTGTAATTGAATCTATAATAATAGTATTATGTTCCTTTTCATTGTTTGGTGGGGAAGAATCATCTACACTAATTCTATTTTTCAGTAGTATTATAGTTCCCCTATATGCATTTAAAGGTCATTGGAGGGAAATATTTAAAAAACCTGAAATTAATGATATTTGGGTAATTATATTTTGTGTAGCGGGAGATCTCCTCCTTGGAATATTATTGTCCTTCTTGCTTAGTTATCTGGGTCTTGTTGGAGCAGATAATTCTTGGCTAAATTATACTATCTGGGATTTTCTATGGGTATTTCCCCAATTGGTTTGGGAAGAGGTACTAAGATTTATTCCATTTATTGCATCTTTATATCTATGTTACAAAGGTTCAGATAAACGTAATTTAAGTGTAATTATTGCAACTATCATTAGTTTATTGGTCTTCGGTTTTTTGCATATTACTACATATGGTAATGTATTTTATGCTTTAATTGGTGTAGGTTTCGGTTCAATATTCTTAGCTTATTCCTACTTAAGAACTAAAAATTTATTTGTTGCATATATTGTACATATTCTAATTGATTATGGGATATTTGCATTAGAGTTTTTAGGTATCTAA
- the glyS gene encoding glycine--tRNA ligase: MNHDKMSNISAKRGFLWPSFEIYSGVSGFTDYGPLGATLKNNIMQKWRRQYVVGEGFTEIEGPTVMPKEVLKASGHVDNFTDPMCKCEDCGEVYRADHIIEENIGIDVESLPNEELDKIVEENNIRCSECGGKLSKIWDYNLMFKTQIGAKGNKVGYMRPETAQGIFILFKRLSRYFGGKLPFGVVQLGKSYRNEISPRQGVIRLREFTQAEAEIFLNPEDKTHPKFNQIKDIEFRLSSQDVQLNNKDEIIVTAQEALNEGIISSEMLIYQLYLARKFLEEIGIPEDALRFRQHLPGEMAHYALDCWDVECKTDKYGWVEIIGIADRGDYDLSSHTKESNEELNVYIPYDKPKHVKKTIIKPNMAKFGPSFKQDSPKVKTYLENLNDDEINEVKKALEDDGKYIVKLDKDLELLPEHVEFKEIEEEVKGEKITPHVIEPSFGIDRILYCTLLHSFTESENKDYFKFQKEIAPIQISVFPLLNKNELPKIGTEITETLRNEGFNVDYSTAGSIGKRYAKADEIGVPIAITIDFDSIEDKAVTVRYRDSEKQDRIPISNLNEFIQNYFNE; this comes from the coding sequence ATGAATCATGATAAGATGTCAAATATTAGTGCAAAAAGAGGTTTCTTATGGCCTTCTTTTGAAATTTACTCAGGAGTTTCCGGATTTACTGATTACGGACCTCTTGGTGCAACACTTAAAAACAACATTATGCAGAAATGGAGAAGACAATATGTTGTAGGTGAGGGATTTACAGAAATTGAGGGACCTACCGTAATGCCGAAAGAAGTTTTAAAGGCTTCAGGACATGTTGATAACTTTACAGATCCAATGTGTAAATGTGAAGACTGCGGAGAGGTTTACAGAGCAGACCATATTATTGAAGAAAACATTGGCATAGATGTGGAAAGCCTACCTAATGAGGAACTAGATAAAATCGTAGAGGAAAACAATATTCGCTGCAGTGAATGTGGTGGTAAGCTTTCAAAAATCTGGGATTACAACCTGATGTTTAAGACCCAGATTGGTGCAAAAGGAAATAAAGTTGGATATATGAGACCTGAAACTGCACAAGGCATTTTCATTTTATTCAAAAGATTATCCAGATATTTTGGAGGAAAATTACCGTTTGGAGTAGTTCAACTTGGTAAATCATACAGAAATGAGATTTCCCCAAGACAGGGAGTAATAAGACTTAGGGAATTCACCCAGGCAGAGGCAGAGATCTTCCTAAATCCAGAGGATAAAACACATCCCAAATTTAATCAGATTAAGGACATTGAATTTAGATTATCCTCTCAGGATGTGCAATTGAATAATAAGGACGAAATTATCGTAACAGCACAGGAAGCATTAAATGAAGGCATAATTTCAAGCGAAATGCTTATCTATCAGTTATATCTTGCAAGAAAATTCCTAGAAGAAATCGGCATACCTGAGGATGCGTTGAGATTTAGACAACATTTACCTGGAGAAATGGCTCACTATGCACTTGATTGTTGGGATGTGGAATGTAAAACCGACAAATATGGATGGGTCGAAATCATTGGAATAGCAGATAGGGGAGATTATGATTTATCCTCACATACCAAAGAAAGTAATGAGGAATTGAATGTCTATATCCCATATGATAAACCTAAACATGTTAAAAAAACCATTATTAAACCGAATATGGCTAAATTTGGACCTTCATTTAAACAGGATAGTCCTAAAGTAAAAACCTATCTTGAAAACCTTAATGATGATGAGATTAATGAAGTTAAAAAAGCTTTAGAGGATGACGGTAAATATATAGTTAAATTGGATAAAGATCTAGAACTTCTTCCGGAACATGTTGAATTTAAAGAAATCGAGGAAGAGGTCAAAGGTGAGAAGATTACACCCCATGTAATTGAGCCTTCATTTGGAATTGACCGTATATTATACTGTACATTATTACATTCATTTACCGAAAGTGAAAACAAAGACTACTTCAAATTCCAAAAAGAAATAGCTCCAATTCAAATAAGCGTATTCCCACTTTTAAACAAAAACGAATTACCTAAAATTGGAACCGAAATCACTGAGACCTTAAGAAATGAAGGATTCAATGTAGACTACAGTACAGCAGGATCCATTGGAAAAAGGTATGCAAAGGCAGATGAAATAGGAGTACCTATTGCAATAACTATTGATTTCGATTCAATAGAGGATAAAGCCGTAACCGTAAGATATAGGGATAGTGAAAAACAAGATAGAATTCCTATTTCCAATTTAAATGAATTTATTCAAAACTATTTCAATGAATAA
- the dcd gene encoding dCTP deaminase yields the protein MAILSDKDLKKCIDDGKIVIDPLTDEKQIQPSSIDMRIGDEFKVFRVIRKPFIDPKDDDDIASYMESLTVEDGEAFIIHPNEFALATTYEYVKVPDDLVARVEGRSSMGRLGVTMHVTAGYIDPGFEGKITLEISNIGAMPVALYPGQRVCQLVFETMTTPADKPYGHPDRNSKYMGQKSPESSRIKDDYELNK from the coding sequence ATGGCTATATTAAGTGATAAAGACCTTAAAAAGTGTATAGATGATGGAAAAATAGTTATTGACCCATTAACTGATGAAAAACAAATACAACCATCCTCAATTGATATGAGAATTGGTGATGAGTTTAAAGTTTTTAGAGTTATTCGCAAACCCTTTATTGATCCTAAAGATGATGATGACATTGCGTCATATATGGAATCATTAACTGTTGAAGATGGAGAGGCATTTATAATACACCCAAATGAATTTGCACTTGCGACTACATACGAATATGTAAAGGTTCCAGACGACTTAGTTGCACGTGTTGAGGGACGTTCCTCAATGGGAAGACTCGGGGTTACCATGCATGTAACTGCCGGATATATCGACCCTGGATTTGAGGGAAAGATCACTTTAGAAATATCAAACATTGGTGCTATGCCAGTTGCGTTATATCCTGGTCAAAGGGTATGTCAACTTGTTTTTGAAACTATGACCACACCTGCCGATAAACCATATGGCCACCCAGATAGAAATAGTAAGTATATGGGTCAAAAAAGTCCTGAAAGTAGTCGTATTAAAGATGACTATGAATTAAATAAATAA
- a CDS encoding TrmJ/YjtD family RNA methyltransferase, with amino-acid sequence MFKIGDTATEEEVIVENTSVIKSTEESKTDSEDKSSEESKTKSTGVSTKRGMVLNKNHFSDAALVIRDNFYVVFVECETSGNVGFLARTMANFGLKNLVLINPCKLKDDAYYQSMHARNIVESAEIYDTLDHFLESKGIDFIIGTTGSPGGSYNLSRIPIMPEELAEKINPNNKIAILFGREGDGLTNNEIDKCDIVVSIPTDPSYPVMNITHAAAIIFYEIFKHKNTFNKEGLDESTHVEKEHLLENMRELVDCLSIPEHKKKTGYKTFKNIVNRAFITGREAHTLMGILRHAKLDILYKKE; translated from the coding sequence GTGTTTAAAATAGGAGATACTGCTACCGAAGAAGAGGTCATTGTAGAAAATACCTCTGTAATTAAAAGTACTGAAGAGAGTAAAACCGATTCTGAGGACAAATCTAGTGAGGAATCAAAGACAAAAAGTACTGGAGTATCTACAAAAAGAGGGATGGTTTTAAATAAAAACCATTTCTCAGATGCTGCTTTAGTTATAAGAGATAATTTTTATGTTGTTTTTGTAGAATGTGAGACCTCCGGAAATGTGGGATTTTTAGCAAGGACCATGGCAAATTTTGGACTTAAAAATCTTGTATTGATCAATCCCTGTAAACTTAAAGATGATGCATATTACCAGTCCATGCATGCAAGAAACATTGTGGAAAGTGCCGAGATTTATGATACCCTAGACCATTTTCTTGAATCCAAGGGCATTGACTTTATAATAGGCACTACAGGTTCACCTGGGGGCAGTTACAATCTTTCAAGAATACCTATAATGCCGGAGGAACTTGCTGAAAAGATCAATCCCAATAATAAAATCGCAATTCTATTCGGAAGGGAAGGTGACGGCCTAACAAACAATGAGATTGATAAATGTGATATTGTCGTATCCATCCCAACGGATCCGTCATATCCTGTAATGAATATCACCCATGCAGCTGCAATAATCTTCTATGAAATTTTTAAACATAAGAATACCTTTAATAAGGAAGGTTTAGATGAAAGTACCCATGTTGAAAAGGAGCACCTTCTTGAAAACATGAGGGAATTAGTTGATTGTTTAAGTATTCCGGAACACAAGAAAAAAACAGGTTACAAAACATTTAAAAATATTGTAAATCGTGCTTTTATAACTGGTAGGGAGGCTCATACCTTAATGGGCATATTAAGACATGCAAAACTAGACATATTATATAAAAAAGAATAA
- the tfrB gene encoding fumarate reductase (CoM/CoB) subunit TfrB has product MITIKVLRFDPEKDEKPYYKEYEIEKTEQMKVLDALTAINDKYNENISFRSSCRAGQCGSCSLKINGSGALACKSEINDGDIIEPLDLPIIKDLIVNREIYEDKAASMDLELNIPESNRLNLDLKPEELEDTKKVRTCIECYSCLSSCPVVKDFGDEYAGPYFMRYLSKFEFDPRNDNERLNQIIEEGVYDCTSCRKCEEVCPKNIKIYGKAIEKLRSIITNNDLGPLDAHKNINRMVRETNRSVSYPKEGLSFIEEVNKDKDPSKKSKYALFTGCMVDYRLQKVGHALLDVLKANDIDIDVPEGQVCCGSPLIRTGQTDLIQNLVDTNKEVFKDYDTVVTICAGCGATLKNDHPEYGSNLNVQDISEFLVDKLDVSKMKELDKTVTWHDPCHLARGQNIREEPRRILNMIPGLKFNEMDNPAKCCGAGGGVKSAKPEIAMTLAKDRVNEIKETDAEAVISICPFCQRNIQDALDEEGLENIHVINLIELLQEAYAE; this is encoded by the coding sequence ATGATTACAATTAAAGTATTAAGGTTTGATCCAGAAAAAGATGAAAAACCTTACTATAAAGAGTATGAAATCGAAAAAACCGAACAAATGAAGGTTTTAGATGCATTGACTGCTATTAACGATAAATATAACGAGAATATTAGTTTTAGAAGCTCATGTAGAGCCGGCCAATGTGGTTCCTGTAGTTTAAAGATTAATGGTTCTGGAGCACTTGCTTGTAAAAGTGAAATAAACGATGGAGACATTATTGAACCTTTAGACTTACCTATCATTAAAGATTTAATCGTTAACAGAGAAATATATGAGGATAAAGCTGCTTCAATGGATTTGGAACTTAATATTCCAGAATCAAACAGATTAAATCTTGATTTAAAACCTGAAGAACTCGAGGATACTAAAAAAGTTAGAACATGCATTGAGTGTTATTCCTGTCTTTCTAGCTGTCCTGTTGTAAAAGATTTTGGAGATGAATATGCAGGACCTTACTTTATGAGATATTTATCCAAATTCGAGTTTGATCCAAGAAACGACAATGAGCGTTTAAATCAGATAATAGAAGAGGGGGTTTATGACTGTACCAGTTGTAGAAAGTGTGAGGAGGTCTGTCCCAAGAATATCAAAATCTACGGAAAAGCAATTGAAAAATTACGTTCAATAATAACCAATAATGATCTTGGACCATTAGACGCTCATAAAAATATAAACAGGATGGTAAGGGAAACAAACAGATCTGTAAGCTATCCTAAGGAAGGATTGAGTTTTATCGAAGAGGTCAATAAAGACAAAGATCCATCAAAGAAAAGTAAATATGCATTATTTACCGGATGTATGGTGGATTATAGACTTCAAAAAGTAGGTCATGCACTTCTTGATGTCTTAAAAGCGAATGATATTGACATTGATGTACCTGAAGGCCAGGTATGTTGTGGTTCCCCACTTATAAGAACAGGACAGACAGATCTTATCCAAAATTTAGTTGACACCAATAAAGAGGTATTTAAGGATTATGACACTGTTGTTACAATCTGTGCAGGATGTGGAGCAACACTTAAAAATGACCATCCAGAATATGGCTCCAATTTAAATGTTCAGGACATTAGTGAATTCCTGGTGGATAAATTAGACGTATCCAAAATGAAAGAGCTTGACAAAACAGTGACCTGGCATGACCCATGCCATCTTGCAAGAGGACAGAACATACGGGAAGAACCTCGTAGAATATTAAATATGATTCCAGGCCTTAAATTTAATGAAATGGACAATCCTGCAAAATGCTGTGGTGCTGGTGGTGGAGTGAAATCTGCAAAACCGGAAATAGCTATGACCCTTGCAAAGGACAGGGTTAACGAGATTAAAGAAACTGATGCTGAGGCAGTAATAAGTATCTGTCCATTCTGTCAGAGGAATATTCAGGACGCATTGGATGAGGAAGGACTTGAAAATATACATGTAATCAATTTAATTGAATTGTTACAGGAAGCTTATGCAGAATAA
- the iorA gene encoding indolepyruvate ferredoxin oxidoreductase subunit alpha, which translates to MGYDQLVNGKKGEKHFLLGNEAAVRGAIEAGLSVAATYPGTPSSEIGNILSVVAKDSGIYFEFSTNEKVAMEVAATSAVSGLRSFTFMKHVGLNVASDSFVTTGYSGVKGGMVILVADDPSVFSSQNEQDTRNYARLANIPVLEPSNPQEVKDMMVYGFELSEKLELPVILRTTTRVSHMRGIVEFGDIKEHNGLKNESTHWNKGHFKKNPSAYVPVPANAAGMHERLTKKIEKLEENVCKSEFNPIIELSEDAKIGVITSGSAFDYGYDVAVEDDLDVKFLKLGLSYPCPHDLIYDFIKDLDMVFVIEEVDPITEREVLITIGTHGLNIPVHGKFDKTFPMVEEFNCDIVREGFSKVLGYETENRCFEKTSSLKNLKENLFIRAPTLCPGCSHRATYYGVKKALEEEKIPEDEVIFASDIGCYTLGINPPYNVADYLLSMSSSIGDGCGFSMATNQTVISFIGDSTFFHSGVSPLINGVHNGQNFIVTVLDNRITAMTGGQPNPGIPVDGMGNHAPEISIRELAKAAGASFVRVINPLNLKQTVETYQKALNNDGVSVIIAKSPCTLIKGYPKKDPVKVNYDKCNNCDACVKELACPAISKVDGKIVVDTSMCNGCSMCVQVCKYDAFETIND; encoded by the coding sequence ATGGGTTATGATCAATTAGTTAATGGTAAAAAAGGAGAAAAGCATTTTTTACTAGGTAATGAAGCTGCAGTAAGGGGTGCTATTGAGGCAGGTTTATCTGTTGCAGCTACTTATCCTGGAACCCCTTCATCAGAAATTGGAAATATTTTATCTGTTGTTGCAAAAGATTCAGGTATATATTTCGAATTTTCTACTAATGAGAAGGTAGCTATGGAAGTTGCAGCTACTTCTGCAGTAAGTGGTCTCAGATCATTTACATTTATGAAACATGTAGGTTTAAACGTAGCATCAGATTCCTTTGTCACAACTGGTTATTCCGGTGTTAAAGGTGGAATGGTTATATTGGTTGCAGACGATCCTTCTGTATTCTCATCACAGAATGAACAGGATACAAGAAATTATGCTCGTCTTGCAAATATTCCTGTTCTTGAACCATCCAATCCTCAAGAAGTCAAGGATATGATGGTTTATGGATTTGAATTATCTGAAAAGTTAGAACTTCCGGTAATATTAAGAACAACTACTCGTGTATCTCATATGAGGGGAATTGTTGAATTTGGTGACATTAAGGAACATAACGGTCTTAAGAACGAATCAACACATTGGAATAAAGGTCATTTTAAAAAGAATCCCTCAGCTTATGTTCCGGTACCGGCAAATGCGGCGGGAATGCATGAAAGATTAACTAAAAAAATTGAAAAATTGGAGGAAAACGTCTGCAAATCTGAATTTAATCCTATTATTGAATTATCTGAAGATGCTAAAATAGGAGTAATAACATCTGGTAGTGCTTTTGACTATGGATATGACGTTGCAGTTGAGGATGATTTGGATGTTAAATTCTTAAAATTAGGCTTGTCCTATCCATGTCCTCATGATTTGATCTATGACTTTATTAAGGATTTGGATATGGTATTTGTAATTGAAGAGGTAGATCCGATTACAGAAAGAGAGGTTTTAATTACAATCGGAACCCATGGATTAAATATTCCGGTTCACGGTAAATTTGATAAAACATTTCCTATGGTTGAGGAATTTAACTGTGATATAGTAAGGGAAGGATTTTCAAAAGTTTTAGGATACGAAACAGAAAACAGGTGTTTTGAGAAAACAAGTTCACTTAAAAACCTTAAGGAAAATCTATTTATTAGGGCTCCAACTTTATGTCCTGGTTGTTCTCATAGGGCAACATACTATGGTGTTAAAAAAGCTTTAGAAGAGGAGAAAATACCTGAAGACGAGGTTATTTTTGCATCAGATATAGGTTGTTATACTTTAGGAATCAACCCTCCTTACAATGTTGCAGATTATCTTTTATCCATGAGTTCAAGTATCGGTGACGGTTGTGGATTTTCCATGGCAACTAATCAAACTGTAATTAGTTTTATTGGAGATTCAACATTTTTCCATAGTGGTGTATCACCTTTAATTAACGGTGTTCACAATGGACAGAATTTTATTGTAACCGTTTTGGATAATCGTATTACTGCAATGACTGGAGGTCAACCAAATCCAGGTATACCTGTTGATGGTATGGGAAATCATGCTCCTGAAATTTCTATTCGTGAATTAGCAAAAGCTGCAGGTGCAAGTTTTGTAAGAGTTATTAATCCATTAAATCTTAAACAAACAGTTGAAACTTATCAGAAAGCTTTAAACAATGATGGCGTTTCTGTAATTATTGCAAAATCTCCATGTACTTTAATTAAGGGATATCCTAAAAAGGATCCTGTTAAGGTAAATTATGATAAATGTAACAACTGTGATGCATGTGTTAAAGAGTTAGCATGTCCTGCAATTAGCAAGGTAGACGGTAAGATTGTAGTTGATACATCTATGTGTAATGGTTGTTCAATGTGTGTTCAAGTATGTAAATATGATGCATTTGAAACAATTAACGATTAA
- a CDS encoding indolepyruvate oxidoreductase subunit beta translates to MSQDNYSIYVCGVGGQGIIKTSTIIGEAAMNEGLNVVMSEIHGMSQRGGSVSTELKIGNFKSSILENHTADMILGFEPSEVLRGLHKANKETYLVFNTFPVIPAQLSSSGQPYPSISSIVNSLKENFNHVYPVEGNDFAKEAGSMLSLNMVLLGSAVAVESFPISKDAIVDSMKHNLKEKFHKMNLKAFDLGYDAVKH, encoded by the coding sequence ATGAGTCAAGATAATTATTCAATTTATGTTTGTGGTGTTGGAGGTCAAGGGATTATTAAGACCTCTACCATTATTGGTGAAGCTGCAATGAATGAAGGTTTAAATGTTGTAATGAGTGAAATTCATGGAATGTCTCAAAGAGGGGGATCTGTTTCTACCGAGTTGAAAATAGGTAATTTTAAAAGTTCCATATTGGAAAACCATACTGCTGACATGATTCTTGGATTTGAACCTTCCGAGGTTTTAAGGGGATTACACAAGGCAAACAAAGAAACTTATTTGGTATTCAACACATTTCCTGTAATTCCGGCTCAACTTTCAAGTTCAGGTCAACCTTATCCTAGTATAAGCTCCATTGTAAATAGTCTTAAGGAAAACTTTAATCATGTTTATCCTGTTGAGGGTAATGATTTTGCAAAAGAGGCAGGAAGTATGTTGTCCTTAAACATGGTACTTTTAGGTTCAGCTGTTGCTGTAGAGTCCTTCCCTATTTCAAAAGATGCTATTGTTGATTCAATGAAGCATAACCTTAAGGAAAAATTCCATAAAATGAATTTAAAAGCTTTTGATTTAGGTTATGATGCTGTTAAACATTAA
- a CDS encoding ACT domain-containing protein gives MTVKQISVFIENNAGKLKKAINTISSEGINIRALSIADGAEFGILRLILTDNDKAKDVLTKGGFIVRETEVIVIGIPDEPNGLNTLLDVLEGENINLEYVYAFANNKTDDAVVVIKVENYDKALKVLRNHEAKLYDEGDIENL, from the coding sequence ATGACAGTAAAACAAATTTCAGTCTTTATTGAAAACAACGCAGGAAAATTAAAAAAAGCAATCAATACAATTTCAAGTGAGGGAATAAACATCAGAGCACTTTCAATTGCAGATGGTGCGGAATTCGGTATATTAAGATTAATCCTTACAGATAATGACAAGGCTAAAGATGTATTAACAAAAGGCGGATTCATTGTAAGGGAAACAGAAGTTATTGTAATTGGAATTCCCGATGAACCTAATGGATTAAACACTTTATTAGATGTTTTGGAAGGGGAAAATATTAATCTTGAATATGTTTATGCTTTTGCAAACAATAAAACGGATGATGCGGTAGTTGTAATTAAGGTTGAAAATTACGACAAAGCATTAAAAGTCCTAAGAAATCATGAAGCAAAACTTTATGATGAAGGGGATATCGAAAATTTATAA
- a CDS encoding phenylacetate--CoA ligase family protein — translation MIWNEEMECMDPEERKELQLKRLKEAVKRAEEVPFYKEQYDKLGLSADSIETLEDIEKFPFTTKDDLRSCYPFKLVAADPEDIVEIHASSGTTGTATVTCYTENDLDIWGEITARAIGMADGEKKDKIQNCYGYGLFTGGFGIDHGGKKFGATVIPMSAGNTKRQLEIMRDFKSDIITCTPSYAMYLGEALEEEGYGPEDINLKTGIFGAEMWTEEIRKRIEEKLGIKALNIYGLTEVMGPGVSSECLEQAGMHIQEDHFYPEIIDPKTHKTLGDGERGELVLTSLTKTGMPIIRFRTKDITSLNHEKCKCGRTTVRMNRITGRTDDMLKIRGVMVFPSQIERALLRVSKTSPNYQIHVTRPDALDELEVKVEVTPEMFSDEMKQVDEKRKEIAKSISKEIGLRVNVSFVEPGTIPRSEGKAVRVIDERNFE, via the coding sequence ATGATTTGGAATGAAGAAATGGAATGTATGGACCCGGAAGAAAGGAAAGAGTTACAACTTAAAAGACTAAAAGAGGCTGTTAAAAGAGCAGAAGAAGTTCCTTTCTATAAAGAGCAATATGACAAACTAGGATTATCTGCAGACAGTATTGAAACCTTAGAGGATATTGAGAAATTTCCATTTACAACAAAAGATGATTTGAGAAGTTGTTATCCTTTCAAACTTGTTGCAGCAGATCCTGAAGACATTGTAGAGATTCATGCTTCATCAGGTACAACTGGAACTGCAACCGTTACATGTTATACTGAAAACGACTTGGACATCTGGGGAGAAATCACTGCAAGGGCTATCGGAATGGCAGATGGTGAGAAAAAAGACAAAATTCAAAACTGTTATGGATACGGATTATTTACCGGTGGTTTTGGAATAGACCATGGAGGTAAGAAATTTGGTGCAACCGTTATTCCAATGTCTGCTGGAAATACAAAAAGACAATTGGAAATTATGAGGGATTTTAAAAGCGATATCATAACCTGTACCCCATCATATGCTATGTATCTTGGAGAGGCCCTTGAAGAGGAAGGTTACGGTCCAGAAGACATTAATCTTAAAACAGGTATCTTTGGTGCGGAAATGTGGACCGAGGAAATCAGAAAAAGAATTGAGGAAAAACTAGGTATTAAAGCTTTAAACATTTATGGTCTTACCGAGGTAATGGGACCAGGTGTATCCTCAGAATGTTTGGAACAAGCGGGAATGCACATCCAGGAGGATCACTTCTATCCGGAAATTATTGATCCAAAGACCCATAAAACATTAGGAGATGGAGAAAGAGGAGAACTCGTTTTAACAAGCCTTACTAAAACTGGAATGCCTATAATCAGATTCAGAACTAAAGATATTACCTCATTAAATCATGAAAAATGTAAATGTGGAAGGACAACTGTTAGAATGAACCGTATTACCGGAAGAACTGATGACATGCTCAAAATCAGAGGAGTAATGGTATTCCCATCACAAATTGAAAGAGCATTACTCAGAGTTAGTAAAACCAGCCCTAACTACCAAATACATGTTACAAGACCTGATGCTTTAGATGAGCTTGAAGTTAAAGTTGAGGTAACTCCAGAGATGTTTTCAGATGAAATGAAACAGGTTGATGAAAAACGTAAAGAAATCGCAAAAAGTATTAGTAAGGAAATAGGTCTTAGGGTAAATGTAAGCTTTGTTGAACCTGGAACAATTCCAAGAAGTGAAGGAAAAGCTGTTAGAGTAATTGATGAAAGGAACTTTGAATAG